One genomic region from Ptychodera flava strain L36383 chromosome 5, AS_Pfla_20210202, whole genome shotgun sequence encodes:
- the LOC139133917 gene encoding tyrosine-protein kinase Src42A-like, translated as MGGCVSRDREAENPPNPTSGVGGQNGVLNITSPASPISVTTSGHQALPPPPQQNVPLQEAPYKIFVALFDYEARTNEDLSFRKGEHLEVLNDSIGDWWLARSRTSLREGYIPSNYVAQLQSLESEPWYFGKITRVEAEKKLLLKQNEHGSFLIRDSESRRGEYSLSVRDGDTVKHYRIRQLDEGGYFIARRCTFRNLSEMVQHYSRDADGLCVNLRRPCVMLEKPQTAGLSYNTVDQWEIPRESLQRIRKLGSGQFGDVYEGTWNTTTAVAIKQLKPGTMDPSDFLREAEIMKKLRHPKLVQLYAVCTLQEPIFIVTELMKNGSLLEYLQGAGRSLKLVQLIDMAAQIASGMAYLESQNYIHRDLAARNILVGENNICKVADFGLARLIKEHEYEARVGAKFPIKWTAPEAANYNRFTIKSDVWSFGILLTEIITFGRVPYPGMTNAEVLHQVDHGYRMPCPPGCPDPLYQIMLECWKSDEMERPTFETLQWKLEDFFTLEQQEYHDAGVVA; from the exons ATGGGAGGCTGCGTCAGCAGGGACCGGGAGGCAGAAAACCCTCCGAATCCTACGTCAGGTGTCGGAGGACAGAATGGAGTTCTAAATATAACGTCTCCCGCATCACCAATATCTGTAACAACAAGTGGACATCAGGCTTTACCGCCGCCACCACAACAAAATGTGCCACTACAGGAAGCTCCTTACAAGATATTTGTTGCTCTTTTTGACTATGAAGCTCGTACAAACGAGGACTTGAGTTTCCGAAAAGGCGAACACTTAGAAGTTTTGAATGATAGTATCGGGGATTGGTGGCTTGCAAGATCAAGAACCTCTCTCAGAGAAGGCTATATTCCATCAAATTATGTAGCACAACTACAATCTCTGGAATCAGAACC ATGGTACTTTGGCAAGATTACAAGAGTAGAAGCAGAAAAGAAACtattattaaaacaaaatgaacatggatCATTTCTTATACGAGATAGTGAAAGCAGAAGAGGGGAATATTCACTTTCAg TGCGAGACGGAGACACAGTGAAACACTACCGAATACGGCAACTCGATGAAGGAGGCTACTTTATTGCCAGAAGGTGTACTTTTAGAAATCTTAGTGAAATGGTACAACATTATAGCAGAGATGCCGATGGACTGTGTGTTAACTTGAGAAGACCATGTGTTATG CTAGAAAAACCGCAAACTGCCGGTCTTTCTTATAACACTGTAGACCAATGGGAAATTCCCCGGGAATCATTACAGAGGATTCGGAAGCTAGGGTCCGGACAGTTTGGAGATGTATATGAAGGAACATGGAATACGACTACTGCTGTTGCAATCAAACAACTCAAACCAG GTACAATGGATCCCAGTGATTTTTTACGGGAAGCAGAAATTATGAAGAAGTTAAGGCATCCAAAGTTAGTACAGttatatgcagtgtgtacacTACAAGAACCAATCTTTATTGTCACAGAACTTATGAAGAATGGAAGTTTATTGGAGTACTTACAAG GTGCAGGTAGAAGTTTGAAATTAGTACAGCTTATAGATATGGCAGCTCAGATTGCTTCTGGGATGGCATATTTAGAATCACAGAATTACATCCACAGAGATCTGGCTGCCAGGAATATTTTAGTTGGAGAGAATAATATTTGCAAAGTGGCAGATTTTGGTTTGGCAAGATTGATAAAG GAACACGAATATGAAGCCAGAGTTGGTGCAAAATTTCCCATCAAGTGGACTGCACCAGAAGCTGCTAACTACAACAGATTTACCATCAAATCTGATGTCTGGTCATTTGGAATACTGCTGACAGAGATTATAACCTTTGGCAGAGTACCATACCCCG GTATGACAAATGCTGAAGTGTTACATCAAGTGGACCATGGTTACCGTATGCCATGTCCTCCGGGATGTCCGGATCCACTCTACCAAATCATGCTGGAATGCTGGAAGAGTGATGAGATGGAAAGACCTACATTTGAAACCCTTCAGTGGAAGTTAGAAGACTTCTTCACACTGGAGCAACAAGAGTATCACGACGCTGGTGTGGTTGCATAA